The following are from one region of the Cataglyphis hispanica isolate Lineage 1 chromosome 16, ULB_Chis1_1.0, whole genome shotgun sequence genome:
- the LOC126855523 gene encoding major royal jelly protein 1 encodes MRIPRSALCLAILASSLSLAVCEKQLLPELSFSLSGYSLEWPCQSTRNIYETSGRYIPRNVIGTRAQIYREDMIIAMPRYKPGVPFTLGVMSLKAKDCAPKVTPFPCWAIQEEGNCQALQSVVDIALDIQEILWVLDVGIVNTLEQPVRRCPPKVVGINVKSGKVVKVIDLSNLINPLSRLQYLAVDYAEDGQVYVYVTDAASKSIIVYNVTADKGYRVILPNAVTVGVDRRDVLYLTLVKKSCGTPVVYFTYLGSNRLFAIKAENLRKGLTQGAVADVGLKPDKLVLLGSDNGCAIFFRYKGESDIYMWNTETPFRTENFLLVQKGNDCRLATQVVPGFKRLMWVIESNFQDYIQNTVSCSGASVAIHPLVKTCDE; translated from the exons ATGAGAATCCCGAGGAGCGCTCTGTGCCTGGCGATTCTGGCGAGCAGTTTATCGTTGGCAGTTTGCGAGAAGCAATTATTACCGGAGCTCTCGTTCTCTTTGTCGGGCTATAGCCTTGAGTGGCCATGTCAAAGCACGAGGAACATTTACGAAACGAGCGGACGTTACATCCCCAGGAATGTCATAGGCACGAGGGCGCAGATCTACAGGGAGGACATGATCATAGCGATGCCGCGATACAAACCGGGTGTACCTTTCACCTTAGGTGTCATGTCCCTGAAAGCGAAGGACTGCGCGCCGAAAGTGACACCGTTCCCCTGTTGGGCGATTCAGGAAGAGGGCAACTGCCAGGCTCTGCAGAGCGTTGTGGACATAGCTCTGGACATTCAGGAAATTCTGTGGGTATTGGACGTTGGTATCGTAAACACTTTGGAGCAACCGGTACGCAGATGCCCTCCGAAAGTCGTCGGAATTAACGTCAAATCCGGAAAG GTCGTGAAGGTGATCGACTTGAGTAACTTGATAAACCCGTTGTCTCGTTTGCAATATCTGGCGGTCGATTACGCGGAAGATGGTCAAGTGTACGTATACGTAACCGACGCCGCCTCCAAGTCCATCATCGTTTACAATGTTACCGCTGATAAAGGATACCGAGTGATCCTTCCGAACGCCGTTACCGTTGGTGTCGATCGAAGAGACGTTCTCTACTTGACGTTGGTGAAGAAGAGTTGCGGTACACCAGTAGTATATTTCACTTATCTAGGATCCAACAGGCTTTTCGCGATAAAGGCTGAGAATTTGAGAAAGGGTCTCACTCAAGGAGCGGTCGCAGATGTCGGACTGAAACCAGACAAGTTGGTCCTCCTCGGCAGTGATAACGGCTGCGCCATTTTCTTCAGATACAAGG gcgAGTCCGATATCTACATGTGGAACACGGAAACGCCCTTCAGAACGGAGAACTTCCTTCTGGTACAAAAGGGCAATGATTGCCGATTGGCGACTCAAGTCGTACCTGGATTCAAGAGACTTATGTGGGTTATCGAGAGTAACTTCCAGGATTATATACAGAACACTGTGAGTTGCTCGGGCGCTTCCGTGGCCATTCATCCCTTGGTCAAAACTTGCGACGAGTAA